One window of Chloroflexus aggregans DSM 9485 genomic DNA carries:
- the hypF gene encoding carbamoyltransferase HypF has protein sequence MTEQTITNPQQRRWRIYVRGIVQGVGFRPFVFGLAERWQLAGFVRNDSYGVTIEIEGEERALHEFVTALQRESPPLARIEQVSIEPLALVGERAFVIAASQAQAQRRTLIAPDTATCADCLREITDPADRRYRYAFTNCTNCGPRFTIVLDVPYDRANTTMRSFVLCERCRAEYEDPRDRRFHAQPTACPVCGPQLQWLTADGVLAEPDPLRAAAVALAQGQIVAVKGLGGYHLACAADDEAAVRRLRQRKQREARPLALMTRDLTVAARLCVIDPVAQTLLTGPAHPIVLMPRRSDAPVAPSVAPGMRTLGVMLPYTPLHHLLLAEYAAVVGPTREAVIVLTSGNLSDEPIAYHDDDAQQRLGPIADAFLTHNRPIHMRCDDSVASVAVGGPLLIRRSRGYAPAPITLAAELPCPILACGGHLKNTFALGRGREVFLSHHIGDLENLPTLRSFHEGIAHFQRLFDITPEVVAYDLHPGYLATQAALAMPIERKIGVQHHHAHIAAVLAEYGHPGPVIGVAADGSGYGPDGTVWGGEVLVATCASYERVGHLGHLILPGGEQAVRQPWRVAAAALAQLYGPDFWRLALPFTQQLDQSAWQVLARMIERNLNSPRTSSLGRLFDAAAALTGMGQIARYEGELAIRFEQIADPQQPPYPMPLREPATAGGPFTLDGLALLAALVDDLRAGVAPAAIAGRVHHGVARALLAACRRVREERGLTIVALSGGVFQNVLLLETLAGALQADGFTVLIPRLAPPNDGGLALGQVAVAGAQVGERQ, from the coding sequence ATGACAGAACAAACGATAACCAACCCCCAGCAGCGGCGCTGGCGGATATACGTGCGGGGCATTGTACAGGGTGTTGGTTTTCGGCCCTTTGTGTTTGGGTTGGCCGAACGGTGGCAGTTGGCCGGTTTTGTCCGTAATGATAGTTACGGGGTGACGATAGAGATCGAGGGTGAGGAGCGTGCCCTGCACGAGTTTGTGACTGCACTGCAACGCGAATCGCCGCCACTAGCCCGCATCGAGCAGGTGAGTATCGAACCGTTGGCGTTGGTCGGTGAGCGCGCGTTTGTGATTGCGGCCAGTCAAGCACAGGCCCAACGTCGCACGTTGATCGCACCGGATACTGCTACCTGTGCTGATTGCCTGCGCGAGATCACCGATCCCGCCGACCGGCGCTATCGTTATGCCTTTACCAACTGCACCAACTGTGGCCCCCGCTTTACGATTGTGCTCGATGTGCCCTACGACCGCGCCAATACCACGATGCGCAGCTTTGTGCTCTGCGAACGGTGTCGAGCCGAGTACGAAGATCCGCGCGATCGCCGTTTTCATGCCCAGCCGACGGCTTGCCCGGTGTGCGGTCCGCAGTTGCAATGGCTGACTGCCGATGGTGTGTTGGCCGAACCCGATCCGTTGCGCGCTGCGGCGGTAGCGCTGGCGCAAGGGCAGATCGTAGCGGTGAAGGGGCTTGGCGGCTACCATCTCGCCTGCGCCGCCGATGATGAAGCGGCGGTGCGTCGGTTGCGTCAACGCAAGCAGCGCGAAGCGCGGCCATTGGCCTTGATGACCCGCGATCTCACCGTCGCTGCTCGACTGTGTGTGATCGATCCGGTTGCACAAACATTGCTGACCGGTCCGGCTCACCCGATTGTGCTGATGCCGCGGCGCTCTGATGCACCGGTTGCGCCGTCGGTGGCGCCGGGAATGCGGACGCTAGGCGTCATGCTACCGTATACGCCACTTCACCACCTGCTATTGGCCGAATATGCCGCCGTCGTCGGGCCAACACGAGAAGCGGTGATTGTGCTGACGAGCGGTAATCTGAGTGATGAGCCGATTGCCTACCACGACGATGATGCGCAGCAACGGCTAGGGCCGATTGCCGATGCCTTTCTCACCCACAACCGTCCCATCCATATGCGCTGCGATGATAGTGTAGCCAGTGTTGCTGTCGGTGGACCGCTCCTGATCCGGCGGTCACGCGGGTATGCCCCGGCTCCGATTACCCTGGCTGCTGAGTTGCCATGCCCGATCCTTGCCTGTGGCGGCCATCTCAAAAACACGTTTGCCCTTGGTCGTGGTCGCGAAGTATTTCTCAGTCATCACATCGGTGATCTAGAAAATCTGCCGACATTGCGCTCATTTCACGAGGGGATTGCCCATTTTCAACGGCTGTTTGACATCACGCCGGAAGTCGTCGCGTATGACCTGCATCCCGGCTATCTGGCTACCCAAGCTGCGCTGGCAATGCCGATCGAGCGCAAGATCGGTGTACAGCACCACCATGCCCACATTGCGGCAGTGTTGGCCGAATATGGCCATCCCGGACCGGTGATCGGGGTAGCCGCCGATGGCAGCGGCTACGGGCCTGATGGGACGGTGTGGGGCGGTGAAGTGCTGGTAGCGACGTGTGCTTCTTACGAGCGAGTAGGTCATCTGGGTCATCTGATTCTACCCGGCGGCGAGCAGGCAGTGCGCCAGCCGTGGCGGGTGGCGGCGGCGGCGCTAGCTCAGCTCTACGGCCCTGATTTCTGGCGGCTGGCATTGCCGTTTACCCAACAGCTCGATCAGTCAGCATGGCAGGTACTGGCCCGGATGATTGAACGGAACCTCAATAGTCCACGCACCTCAAGTCTTGGCCGGCTGTTCGATGCCGCCGCCGCACTAACCGGAATGGGCCAGATTGCCCGTTACGAAGGCGAGCTGGCCATTCGCTTCGAGCAGATTGCCGATCCGCAGCAGCCGCCCTATCCCATGCCGCTGCGTGAGCCAGCCACTGCCGGCGGGCCGTTCACGCTCGACGGATTGGCATTGCTGGCGGCGCTGGTTGATGATCTGCGGGCCGGGGTTGCACCGGCAGCAATCGCGGGCCGGGTGCATCACGGTGTGGCTCGGGCGCTCTTGGCTGCTTGCCGGCGTGTCCGTGAGGAGCGTGGCCTGACCATCGTTGCGCTCAGTGGTGGAGTCTTTCAAAATGTGCTGCTGCTGGAGACGCTGGCCGGTGCGCTGCAAGCCGATGGGTTTACCGTATTGATCCCACGGCTTGCCCCGCCAAACGATGGTGGGTTGGCGCTGGGTCAGGTGGCGGTGGCCGGTGCGCAGGTCGGCGAGCGGCAATAG
- a CDS encoding DUF1641 domain-containing protein translates to MSSNGATTYADRPLNAAALLDRLNEPQTAAALHRLLDHAELLAFSAGAVDSLLQRGEVIADNVAASVQELRTALPAESGELAGQLVRLARTLPQLTDTVEQLATLTGQPAFQRLLVTLSKPQTLAALERLLDQSELLAFLVSALDHLLARGDELTENIRSSVEEMRTVMTAQSLTPDQLIDAVVKFLPYFPRLVAVAPNFIRVIEKIEPFIASEEFDALLDSGVFHPDTVQLVGEAGDAFVASREALRQSPKPVGLFGLLRSLRDPDVQRAAGLIVEFGRRFGSSLQ, encoded by the coding sequence ATGAGCAGCAATGGCGCCACCACGTATGCCGACCGTCCGCTGAACGCCGCCGCGTTACTCGACCGGCTCAACGAACCGCAGACGGCTGCCGCGTTACACCGCTTGCTTGATCACGCTGAATTGCTAGCCTTTTCCGCCGGCGCAGTTGATAGCCTGTTGCAACGCGGTGAAGTGATCGCTGATAATGTAGCAGCCAGCGTGCAAGAACTGCGCACGGCACTGCCGGCGGAGAGCGGTGAATTGGCTGGCCAATTGGTGCGGCTGGCGCGCACGCTGCCACAGTTGACCGATACGGTTGAGCAACTGGCCACGCTCACCGGCCAACCGGCCTTTCAACGCTTGCTCGTCACCCTCAGCAAACCACAAACGCTCGCAGCCCTTGAACGGTTACTCGATCAGAGTGAATTGCTTGCGTTCCTCGTCAGCGCACTCGATCACCTGCTCGCCCGCGGTGATGAACTGACCGAAAATATCCGCAGTTCAGTCGAGGAGATGCGAACTGTGATGACGGCCCAATCACTCACACCGGATCAGTTGATCGATGCTGTAGTTAAGTTCTTGCCTTACTTCCCGCGTCTTGTAGCCGTTGCGCCAAACTTCATCAGGGTGATTGAGAAGATTGAGCCGTTTATCGCTTCCGAAGAATTCGATGCGCTGCTCGACTCCGGCGTTTTTCATCCCGATACCGTCCAACTGGTCGGCGAAGCCGGCGATGCCTTCGTCGCCAGCCGCGAAGCGCTGCGCCAGTCGCCCAAGCCGGTTGGTCTGTTTGGCCTGCTCCGCTCACTGCGCGATCCCGATGTGCAGCGCGCCGCCGGCCTGATTGTCGAATTTGGCCGCCGGTTCGGTAGTTCGTTGCAGTAA
- the hypA gene encoding hydrogenase maturation nickel metallochaperone HypA — MHELSIAHNIVNIASAAAAEAGTEEISAVYLRIGALAGVVADALRFSFAIAAEGTPLANAELIIEEVPVTVFCPTCNTEVTLPNPRLFRCPHCGRPCGQIIHGRELELVALETP, encoded by the coding sequence ATGCACGAATTATCGATTGCGCACAACATCGTCAATATCGCCAGTGCTGCCGCTGCCGAAGCCGGCACCGAAGAGATCAGCGCTGTCTATTTGCGGATTGGCGCACTGGCTGGCGTAGTCGCCGATGCGCTCCGGTTTAGTTTTGCGATTGCCGCTGAAGGTACGCCGCTGGCGAACGCCGAATTGATTATTGAAGAGGTGCCGGTGACGGTCTTTTGCCCCACCTGCAACACCGAAGTCACGCTTCCCAACCCTCGCCTCTTCCGCTGCCCACACTGTGGCCGGCCATGCGGTCAGATTATTCATGGGCGTGAATTGGAACTAGTCGCATTGGAGACACCATGA
- the hypB gene encoding hydrogenase nickel incorporation protein HypB — translation MSYEAKRLIEIRQGVLSKNDQLAAELRRRFHAAGTFVVNLLSSPGAGKTSLLEATMRALLTEYRVAALVGDLATDNDARRLARSGGLVRQIQTGDMCHLEADIVARHLEGWDLNEIDLLFIENVGNLVCPSGYDLGEAARVVLLSTTEGEDKPLKYPSTFATADAVLLTKMDLAEPVGFDRTAAEENIRAVNPQAPIIATSARRADGLDEWIGWLRDRMRNRTRFEGDER, via the coding sequence ATGAGCTACGAAGCCAAACGGTTAATCGAGATTCGGCAAGGTGTATTGAGCAAGAACGACCAACTCGCCGCCGAGTTGCGTCGCCGTTTTCACGCGGCCGGTACGTTCGTCGTCAACCTGCTCTCCAGCCCCGGCGCCGGTAAAACGAGTTTACTCGAAGCCACGATGCGCGCACTACTGACCGAATACCGGGTCGCAGCACTCGTCGGTGATCTTGCCACCGACAACGATGCCCGCCGGTTGGCGCGCAGTGGTGGCTTGGTCCGCCAGATTCAAACCGGCGATATGTGCCATCTTGAGGCCGATATTGTGGCCCGCCATCTCGAAGGTTGGGATTTGAACGAGATTGATCTCCTGTTTATCGAGAATGTCGGTAATCTGGTCTGCCCGTCTGGATACGACCTCGGCGAGGCCGCACGGGTTGTGTTGTTGTCAACGACTGAGGGCGAGGATAAGCCACTCAAATATCCGTCGACCTTCGCAACCGCCGATGCCGTCTTGCTGACCAAGATGGATCTCGCCGAGCCGGTAGGTTTTGATCGCACCGCCGCTGAAGAGAATATTCGCGCCGTTAACCCGCAGGCCCCGATTATTGCGACCTCAGCTCGCCGTGCCGACGGTTTGGACGAGTGGATCGGGTGGCTACGTGACCGAATGCGTAACCGAACACGGTTTGAGGGTGATGAAAGATAG
- a CDS encoding NADH-quinone oxidoreductase subunit B family protein, giving the protein MATLLWLQGGACSGNTMSFLNAEEPSACDLVTDFGIEILWHPSLGMELGENAKRIFYDCASGARPLDIFVFEGTVIQAPNGTGRFNMFADRPMQEWVRELAAQASIVVAIGDCACWGGIPAMAPNPSQSTGLQFHKRELGGFLGPNWRSKAGLPVINIPGCPAHPDWVTQILVAVAGGRAGDIALDDLQRPQTFFTSFTQTGCTRVQFFEYKQSTLEFGQGTRTGCLFYEFGCRGPMTRSPCNRILWNRQSSKTRAGMPCTGCTEPEFPFFDLAPGTVFKTQKISGAIPKEVPTGTDPISYMALAAAARVAAPKWAKEDMFVV; this is encoded by the coding sequence ATGGCAACATTGCTCTGGCTACAGGGTGGCGCCTGTAGCGGCAACACGATGTCGTTCCTCAACGCCGAGGAACCCAGTGCCTGCGATCTCGTGACCGATTTCGGCATCGAGATTCTCTGGCACCCTTCATTGGGCATGGAGTTGGGCGAAAACGCGAAGCGGATTTTCTACGACTGCGCCAGCGGTGCTCGCCCACTCGACATCTTTGTCTTTGAAGGAACGGTCATTCAAGCGCCGAATGGCACCGGACGCTTCAACATGTTTGCCGACCGCCCAATGCAAGAATGGGTGCGCGAGTTGGCTGCGCAGGCCAGCATTGTGGTCGCAATCGGCGATTGCGCCTGCTGGGGCGGCATCCCGGCAATGGCTCCCAACCCCAGCCAATCGACCGGCCTGCAATTCCACAAACGCGAACTTGGTGGTTTTCTCGGACCAAACTGGCGCTCGAAGGCCGGCTTGCCGGTGATCAATATTCCCGGCTGCCCGGCCCACCCCGACTGGGTGACGCAGATTCTGGTCGCCGTCGCCGGTGGCCGCGCCGGTGACATTGCGCTCGATGACTTGCAGCGTCCGCAGACCTTCTTCACCAGCTTCACCCAAACCGGCTGCACCCGCGTGCAGTTCTTTGAGTACAAGCAGTCCACCCTTGAATTTGGGCAGGGGACCCGCACCGGCTGCCTGTTCTACGAGTTTGGCTGCCGCGGCCCGATGACCCGCTCGCCCTGCAACCGCATCCTCTGGAATCGGCAGTCGTCGAAGACCCGCGCCGGTATGCCCTGCACCGGCTGCACCGAGCCAGAGTTTCCGTTCTTTGATCTCGCTCCCGGTACCGTCTTCAAGACGCAGAAGATTAGCGGCGCGATCCCGAAAGAAGTGCCAACCGGGACCGATCCGATCAGTTATATGGCGTTGGCGGCAGCGGCAAGAGTGGCAGCTCCGAAGTGGGCAAAAGAGGATATGTTTGTTGTATAA
- a CDS encoding nickel-dependent hydrogenase large subunit, producing the protein MVNSIENQATITGRDLRISPLGRVEGDLDLRVTIRDGVVTSAWTEASMFRGFEIILKGKDPQAGLIVTPRICGICGGSHLTKAVYALDTAWQTELPPNATLIRNIAQACETLQSIPRWFYALFAIDLTNKKYAHLPEYDEAVRRFAPFVGTSYEHGVTLSNKPVEIYAIFGGQWPHSSFMIPGGVMCAPTLADVTRAIAILEYWKDEWLEKKWLGCSVDRWLQNKSWADVMEWMNENERHYNSDCGFFIRFAMAAGLDKYGAGWNNYIATGTYFHPELYARPTIEGRNAALIARSGVYVNGQFYDFDQANVREDVTHSFYEGNHALHPFEGRTEPIDPAIGHRQGKYSWAKAPRYLIPGVGSQPVEAGPLARQVIAGRPGAANWQDYDPLFLDAVTTVGPSVLVRVMARMHEAPKYYKLVRKWLDQINLHEKFYIKPKELPEGRGFGSTEAARGSLSDWIVLKDGKIENYQVVTPTAWNIGPRDGRDVNGPMEQAFLGAPIADPNDPVELGHVARSYDSCLVCTVHAYDEKTGKELARFRIGEGA; encoded by the coding sequence ATGGTCAATAGTATCGAGAATCAGGCAACGATCACCGGGCGCGATCTCCGCATCAGCCCGCTTGGCCGCGTCGAGGGAGACCTCGACTTGCGGGTCACAATCCGCGATGGGGTTGTGACCAGCGCATGGACTGAGGCCTCGATGTTTCGCGGCTTTGAGATCATTCTGAAGGGGAAGGATCCGCAGGCCGGCTTGATCGTTACGCCGCGTATTTGCGGCATCTGCGGCGGCAGCCACTTGACCAAAGCGGTCTATGCGCTCGATACGGCATGGCAAACCGAATTACCGCCCAATGCGACCCTAATTCGCAATATTGCGCAAGCTTGCGAGACGCTGCAAAGCATTCCGCGCTGGTTCTACGCTCTGTTTGCGATCGACCTAACCAACAAGAAGTACGCCCACCTGCCCGAATACGATGAGGCGGTGCGCCGGTTCGCCCCCTTTGTCGGCACGAGCTATGAGCACGGCGTGACTCTCTCGAATAAGCCGGTCGAGATTTACGCCATCTTCGGCGGCCAGTGGCCCCACTCCAGCTTCATGATCCCCGGCGGCGTGATGTGCGCGCCGACGCTGGCTGATGTCACCCGAGCCATCGCCATCCTCGAATACTGGAAGGATGAATGGCTGGAGAAGAAGTGGCTCGGTTGCTCGGTCGATCGCTGGCTGCAGAACAAGAGCTGGGCCGATGTGATGGAGTGGATGAACGAGAACGAGCGCCACTACAACTCTGACTGCGGCTTCTTCATCCGTTTTGCGATGGCCGCTGGTCTTGACAAGTATGGCGCCGGTTGGAATAACTACATTGCCACCGGTACCTACTTCCACCCCGAACTGTACGCCCGCCCAACCATCGAGGGGAGAAATGCGGCGCTGATCGCGCGCTCCGGCGTGTATGTCAACGGCCAGTTCTACGATTTCGATCAGGCCAACGTGCGCGAAGACGTGACCCACTCGTTCTACGAGGGGAATCACGCGCTGCACCCGTTTGAGGGACGCACTGAGCCAATTGATCCGGCGATCGGACATCGACAAGGGAAGTACTCGTGGGCGAAAGCGCCACGCTATCTCATCCCCGGCGTTGGCAGTCAGCCGGTCGAGGCCGGCCCACTGGCCCGCCAAGTCATCGCCGGTCGGCCCGGCGCCGCCAATTGGCAAGACTACGACCCGCTCTTCCTCGATGCGGTGACGACGGTCGGGCCGAGTGTGCTGGTGCGCGTGATGGCCCGGATGCACGAAGCGCCCAAGTATTACAAGCTGGTGCGCAAGTGGCTTGACCAGATCAATCTGCACGAGAAGTTTTATATCAAACCGAAGGAGCTGCCCGAAGGGCGTGGGTTTGGTTCGACCGAAGCCGCTCGCGGCAGCCTCTCGGACTGGATCGTGCTTAAGGATGGTAAGATCGAGAACTATCAGGTGGTGACGCCGACGGCATGGAACATCGGGCCGCGCGATGGCCGCGATGTCAATGGGCCGATGGAGCAAGCCTTCCTCGGCGCGCCGATTGCCGATCCCAACGATCCGGTCGAACTCGGCCATGTGGCGCGGAGCTACGACTCGTGCCTCGTCTGTACAGTGCATGCCTACGACGAAAAGACCGGCAAGGAGTTGGCGCGGTTCCGCATTGGTGAAGGCGCGTAG
- a CDS encoding hydrogenase maturation protease, producing MAREQLLIIGCGNLLRGDDAVGPILVRRLLELGLPDGVGVADAGTSGMDVAFRMRGLDTVILVDAARTGANPGTIYAIPGSIVEQLPPLSGINLHAFRWDHALAFGRWLLKDAYPRSVQVYLIEGTDFTIGAPLSPAVAARMEDLAQHLSRDPWQPYPGYRTITDQGDGELAA from the coding sequence ATGGCGCGTGAACAATTGCTGATAATCGGGTGCGGCAACCTGTTACGTGGTGACGACGCCGTTGGACCGATACTGGTGCGGCGCTTGCTCGAACTTGGCTTGCCGGACGGAGTTGGCGTAGCTGATGCCGGCACCAGCGGTATGGACGTTGCCTTTCGTATGCGCGGTCTCGATACGGTGATCCTCGTTGATGCAGCACGGACCGGAGCCAACCCCGGCACAATCTATGCGATACCGGGTTCGATTGTTGAACAATTACCGCCACTGAGTGGTATTAATCTGCATGCTTTTCGCTGGGATCACGCATTGGCTTTTGGACGATGGCTGCTCAAAGATGCGTACCCTCGTTCGGTACAGGTTTACCTCATCGAAGGGACTGATTTCACCATCGGCGCGCCGCTCAGTCCGGCTGTTGCCGCGCGAATGGAAGACTTAGCTCAACATTTGAGTCGCGACCCCTGGCAACCATATCCCGGTTATCGAACGATTACCGATCAAGGCGATGGCGAATTGGCTGCTTGA
- a CDS encoding tetratricopeptide repeat protein, with product MIAVRPQPLGIFALPAGYLILPPSDARTAAPALAALLRGARPDEWPPEWNFYAHALDGDIQAALAALPASSDPLTRYNRYVLDGAPADDLILSTLLTGELASLQGVAAFTMGHRSEPPPPTGTTGEVRALVLITHAAAAIECNDILAADQAFADALAAAVNVSPVLAGYIALNRAELAIQHGGELSLITRWLQQALNLIPAESGAEQRARAALQLGQLLHEHANGQRGPLQAAVRCYQEALRFYQRETYPLEFAFIQNNLALAYLAMPMTEASDRLRGAIAVQALRAALSIYDPDRHPREWAGARLNLANALQYVHSAHPAEHLLEAVAIYEDLLQRRDSATDPAGYARILANLGNALAHLGIFAEARERLRQAEHLFTQIGDESAMMTVRELLANIDQYEAVQH from the coding sequence ATGATTGCCGTTCGTCCGCAACCATTAGGTATCTTTGCACTGCCCGCCGGCTACCTTATCTTACCACCGAGCGATGCACGTACCGCCGCCCCGGCGCTCGCGGCACTGCTCCGCGGCGCGCGCCCCGATGAGTGGCCACCAGAATGGAATTTTTACGCTCACGCACTAGACGGCGACATTCAAGCAGCCCTCGCTGCTTTACCGGCTTCGTCCGATCCGCTCACCCGCTACAATCGCTATGTACTCGATGGTGCGCCGGCCGATGATCTGATCCTGAGCACCCTCTTAACCGGTGAGCTGGCCAGTTTACAAGGTGTCGCTGCCTTTACGATGGGCCATCGCAGCGAGCCACCGCCACCGACAGGCACAACCGGTGAAGTGCGCGCACTCGTTTTAATTACCCATGCCGCTGCCGCTATTGAATGCAACGACATCCTCGCTGCCGATCAAGCATTCGCCGATGCACTGGCCGCTGCCGTGAACGTATCGCCGGTGTTGGCCGGGTATATCGCTCTGAATCGTGCTGAACTGGCAATCCAACACGGCGGTGAACTGTCCCTCATCACGCGCTGGCTGCAACAAGCTCTCAATCTGATCCCGGCGGAAAGCGGGGCTGAACAACGCGCTCGGGCGGCCCTCCAGTTGGGCCAACTGCTGCACGAACATGCCAATGGTCAGCGCGGCCCGCTTCAAGCCGCTGTGCGCTGTTATCAAGAAGCACTCCGTTTCTATCAGCGGGAAACATATCCGCTTGAGTTTGCGTTTATCCAAAACAATTTGGCCTTGGCCTATCTCGCTATGCCGATGACCGAAGCCAGCGACCGGTTGCGTGGTGCAATTGCGGTACAGGCGCTGCGCGCCGCACTCAGCATCTACGACCCTGACCGGCATCCTCGCGAGTGGGCCGGCGCACGTCTCAATTTGGCTAATGCGCTGCAATACGTTCATTCGGCGCACCCGGCTGAGCATTTACTCGAAGCAGTGGCAATCTACGAAGACTTGTTGCAACGCCGTGACTCGGCTACCGATCCGGCCGGCTATGCACGTATTCTGGCTAATCTCGGCAACGCCCTTGCTCATCTCGGTATCTTCGCCGAGGCGCGCGAGCGGTTGCGGCAGGCCGAGCACCTCTTTACCCAGATCGGTGATGAGTCGGCAATGATGACGGTACGTGAACTACTAGCGAATATCGATCAGTATGAGGCAGTGCAGCACTGA
- a CDS encoding NifU family protein, producing the protein MTQTVPDDTGLLEQAAARVDAAVAAANKLEPTAQTVATELKHAIEAFHKLALNTIVRRLKQDPHGKAILFELVEDPAVYALLLMHGIVRADPVTRARRVLDNARPYMQSHGGDAELVDVRDGVAYVRLHGSCNGCSLSAFTLRKHVEEALLREVPEMTRLEVVTDQATPAILRAEAQEMPAVEKGWVRGPAVTEVPPGQMVSITTERGSVLIVNFANRLSAYRNACAHQGRPLNDGILDPITGTLTCRWHGFCFDLQSGECLTAPQAQLEPFPLRVVDGIIWVRPQ; encoded by the coding sequence ATGACTCAAACTGTACCCGACGATACCGGTTTGCTCGAACAAGCCGCCGCTCGCGTTGACGCAGCGGTAGCGGCAGCAAATAAACTCGAACCGACAGCTCAAACCGTCGCTACCGAACTCAAACACGCCATTGAGGCTTTTCACAAACTCGCCCTGAATACTATCGTGCGGCGATTGAAGCAAGACCCCCACGGCAAAGCAATCTTATTTGAGTTGGTTGAAGACCCCGCCGTGTACGCGCTCTTGCTGATGCACGGTATTGTGCGCGCCGACCCCGTCACCCGCGCCCGTCGCGTACTTGATAACGCACGCCCGTATATGCAGTCGCACGGTGGAGACGCCGAATTGGTTGATGTGCGCGACGGCGTGGCTTACGTGCGCCTACACGGTTCGTGCAATGGTTGTTCGCTCTCAGCCTTTACCCTACGCAAACACGTCGAAGAGGCCCTGTTACGTGAAGTACCGGAAATGACCCGCCTTGAGGTAGTAACCGACCAGGCCACGCCCGCGATCCTCCGTGCGGAAGCACAAGAAATGCCTGCCGTCGAAAAAGGTTGGGTACGTGGCCCTGCCGTCACCGAGGTTCCGCCCGGTCAGATGGTGAGTATCACAACCGAACGTGGCAGTGTCCTCATTGTCAATTTTGCCAACCGACTTAGCGCCTATCGCAACGCCTGTGCGCACCAAGGCCGCCCGCTCAACGATGGAATACTTGATCCAATTACCGGTACGCTCACCTGTCGGTGGCATGGCTTCTGTTTCGATCTGCAAAGCGGAGAATGCCTGACTGCACCGCAAGCGCAGCTTGAACCATTCCCCTTACGAGTAGTTGACGGCATCATTTGGGTACGACCGCAATGA
- a CDS encoding NHL repeat-containing protein codes for MMNTAYRWLGSPAPGGLVLPAANPTPSHLYAPRGVYLDDERLIVADSGNHRVLIWHGFPAIDHQPADLVLGQPDFFHEGPRATGRGPDHGFQLPTGITVAEGRLYLADAWHHRVLCWHRIPDRSGTPPDSVIGQDSLLDIEPNRGGTVGPHTLYWPYGVAWINGWFYIADTGNRRVLGWRGLPSDRQPPDVILGQPDAYSNAENRGGPPTANSFRWPHAIAGDGETLYVADAGNHRVLGWTPPPESDRPADLVLGQHTMHSAFEQPHVPQGAYRLRFPYAVACNSHRLFVADTANNRILGWRPPPRVGAGIPAQTVYGQYNFDDSGENRWQAVAANTCCWPYGLWLHRHWLVVADSGNNRVLIWHTEN; via the coding sequence ATGATGAACACAGCTTATCGCTGGTTAGGATCACCGGCTCCGGGAGGGTTAGTCCTACCGGCAGCCAACCCAACACCGTCCCATCTCTATGCCCCGCGCGGTGTTTATCTCGACGACGAGCGACTGATCGTGGCCGATTCAGGGAATCACCGTGTCTTAATCTGGCATGGATTTCCGGCGATTGACCATCAGCCTGCCGATCTGGTACTCGGTCAACCAGATTTCTTCCACGAAGGGCCGCGTGCTACCGGTCGCGGCCCTGATCATGGCTTTCAGCTCCCTACCGGAATAACAGTGGCCGAAGGCCGCCTCTACCTTGCCGATGCGTGGCATCATCGTGTATTATGTTGGCATCGCATCCCCGATCGATCCGGCACACCACCCGATAGTGTGATCGGGCAAGATTCGCTACTTGACATCGAGCCAAATCGTGGCGGTACGGTTGGGCCGCACACTCTCTACTGGCCGTATGGTGTAGCCTGGATCAATGGCTGGTTTTATATTGCCGATACCGGCAATCGACGGGTGTTAGGGTGGCGTGGTCTTCCCAGCGATAGACAACCGCCTGATGTGATACTCGGTCAGCCTGATGCCTACAGCAACGCCGAGAATCGTGGTGGCCCACCGACGGCAAATAGTTTTCGTTGGCCACACGCCATTGCCGGCGATGGCGAGACGTTGTACGTAGCCGATGCCGGTAACCATCGGGTATTGGGATGGACACCGCCACCGGAAAGCGATCGACCTGCCGATCTCGTGTTAGGACAACACACCATGCATAGCGCATTTGAACAACCACATGTGCCACAAGGGGCCTATCGGCTACGCTTTCCCTACGCCGTTGCCTGCAACAGCCATCGGTTATTTGTGGCCGATACGGCCAACAACCGGATTCTCGGCTGGCGACCACCGCCGCGTGTTGGCGCCGGCATCCCGGCGCAGACGGTCTACGGCCAGTACAATTTCGACGACAGTGGCGAGAATCGCTGGCAAGCTGTCGCTGCCAATACATGTTGCTGGCCTTACGGTCTCTGGCTGCATCGGCACTGGCTGGTCGTTGCCGACTCCGGTAACAATCGCGTCCTCATTTGGCATACTGAAAACTGA